The window GAGCTTAATCCAATGTATTACTTTATAGAATTAATGAGGTCGCCTCTCTTGGGGAGGGAGTTGCCGGAGTACACTCTCTTCGTTTGCACGATAGCCTGTCTAGTTGGAGTGCTGGGGTACTTATATGTACTAAGGCGTACAGTGGCGAAAATTATCTATTGGTTGTGATGTTATGATCGTATTAGACAAACTTACTGTGGAGTTTCCGGTATTTTCCTCAGCTGCTAGATCTTTTAAGTCTGCTGTTGTTGGTGCTGCTACAGGAGGGCTTATTAGAAAGCAGAATGGAAAGTGCACTGTAAAAGCTCTAGACTCTTTAAGTCTAATGATTAAGAACGGTGAAAGAGTAGGCCTTATAGGGCACAATGGCTCAGGAAAGACTACTTTACTAAAAGCGTTAGCCAGTATATATCCACCAAGTCAAGGTACTCTTAAAGTAAATGGAAGGGTTGCCTCCTTAATTGATTTGTCTCTAGGAATGGAGCCGGAAGCGTCAGGATACGAGAATATATTTCTTCGTGGAATATATATGGGGCTATCGCCTAAATTGATGAAGCAAAAGGTTAAGGAAATTGCCGAGTTTAGTGAATTGGGCGACTTTTTGCATCTGCCGCTTAAAACATACTCTTCTGGGATGAATGTGAGACTTGCATTTGCAATTGCAACGTCTGTTAATGCGGATATTATTTTAATGGATGAGTGGCTTTCTGTAGGGGATGAGGAATTTAATATAAGAGCACAAGAAAAACTGAAGTGCTTGGTCGAGCAAAGCTCCATACTGGTTATCGCGAGCCATTCAATGGAGCTTGTGCATAGAGTTTGCAGTAGGGTTATCCATTTAGAGCATGGCTCAATTGTTTCTGATAATTATGTTTAGGTGTATTAAAGTTTTTTATGAACGATAGAATTTTACTTGATGCTTATCCATTACTAGATGGGAGTAAAGGCGCAGGCGGAGCAGGTAAGTATTTGCATGCTCTTCTTGCTGAGTGGAATGCAGCTAAACATCACGTTAGAGTAGTTTCCTCCCCTCTGAATTTTAATCTTTTTTCAAAGTATGAAAATTTAGATGTAGTAGTGGTAGGTGCTCAGGACTACTGGGCTTACAGACCTCACTTTGAATGGGCTGATGTCTATTATGCTCCTCTAAATGGATTATGGCCGCGGTTTGTTCCAGACTCGTTGCCAGTAGTTGTTCTTGTTCACGATTTGCAACATTTAGTTAGCCCCCAGTTTTTTAGTAAAGAAGTATGGCATAGCCGGTGTAAGGATTATGGTTTTGCTATTAACAGAGCAGATAGGCTTATTGCAATTTCCAAATATGAGAGAGCAAACCTTTACAAATTTTATGGGAAAGATAATGTTGATGTTATCTACCATGGAGGCTACCTATCTGACCATGCAGAAGCGTCGAAGAACGTTGAGCTACCAAAGGGACTTCGTTCTAAAAATTATCTTTTCTATCCAGCAGTTCCGTGGCCACATAAGAATCATGTGAACTTGTTATATGCTTGGTATCTATATAAAAAAGCATGTAATGATGATTTGAAACTGGTATTAACAGGAGCGAAAGGGCATAGTTTGGCCGACCGCTCGATGGATGAAGTAATCGACTTTTTGGGGCTTCACGAATCGGTGGTAAATCTGGGATATCTAAGTGATGAAGAGCAGTGTAAGGTTGCTCTCAATGCAAAAGGTATGCTTTTTCCGTCTTTGTATGAAGGTTTTGGTATTCCTGTTCTTGAGGCAATGAAATTAGGTGTGCCAGTGTGCGCCTCTCCGTTAGAGTGTATAAAAGAATTTGCAGGCGATAGTGTAAAGTTCCTACAGAACCCTTTAGATCCATATGATATCGCTAATGATGTAAAGAAGTTTATCTCTTGCGTTTCTTCTGAAGCCTTTGTAGATGAAGCATCTCATGGTTTAACTACAGCTAGTATGGCAAAGAAGACTTTTGATGTGCTTAGAGCAGCTAAGAGGCCTTCCAACGAGGATAGGATGTCTTTTGTAGCACAAAATAACTTTGTCCGAAATAGGGATAATAAGCTTCTAACTTCGATATTGGTAGTAAATGGCAATGATTTGTCTGGTTCCTTTGACTCCACTGAACTCGAGAAAAAACTTGCAAGTCTAAGATGCATATCTAACGATATATATATAGTATTGCCTTCTACAATTAGTAGTGATGCTTTGCAGGAAGTTGATCGCTTATCTCGGCTTTACGGTGTTAATAAAAGTTTTTATATGGTTAAGCCTTGGGCTTCTGGAATTGCTGATGCCTTGGACAACCTATTAAAGACTGACTCTTTTGGTGAGTATATATTTCTTTGCGATTATTCTAGCTCTTTGCCTAACATGGTTGAGGTTAGGAATGCCATGGCTGAGCTGGAGTTCTTCTGCGATGTTAACTTAATACTTCCGGCAGGCGCGGAAAGAGCGATAACAAGGCCATTGCAGGAGAAGGCGGCATATAAAAAGTATATGAAGTTAAAAGATGATCCATTGAAGCCTTTCTTCGGTTCAATTATGAGAAGGGAGCGAATTAGAAGCTATGGGAGATTAGGCTCTAAGGCGTTTTTGGCTGAATTTATTAAAAATTCAAGCTACATAGAAGGGTGGGAGAGTAAAAATGTATAGCAGTCCTAAAGTAGGGGTTGTTGTTCCTACTAGAAACCGGCTTCCAAGGACGAAGAGATTCATCAGAGAATTTGGGCGCCAAACATACCCTAACTTTGTCCTCTATGTAGTGGATAGTAACTCCACGGATGGGACTAGTGATTGGTTGTCTTCAATTCAAACTGACATTGTGCGTAGTTTAAGTGGGACGGATGAGGATTATTGGACCGGCGCGACCAACATCGGGGTAAGACAAGCTCTTTCAGATGGCTGTGAGTATGTTTTGACAATAAACGATGATTCAGTTCCAGATATTTATTTGCTTGAAAAGTTGGTGGAATCTTCAATAACTAGAGATATAAAAATAATTACATCTCGTATTAATTTTCTGGATCGCCCTAATATAGTTTGGTCTGTAGGATCATATAATAAGTGGGGTGGGCGCTATATTTTTCAGTTGCTTGATAATGAAAAGGAGGAAGACGAAGTTTTCGAGAAATACGAAGGAGTGCGACATCTCGATATAGACTCCAACTGCGGAAATGGCGTGCTCGTGCACAAAAGCGTGTTTGAGGACATAGGGCTGTATAACGAAGAAAAGTGTCCACACTATCATGCGGATTCTGAGTTTATCATGCGCGCAAGAAAGAAAGGGTATCAGGTGGTAGTTGATCTTGAAGCGTACCTTTTTAATGATACGTCTAATTATAGGCCTGATAAAAGTATTCTTGCTTCTCCTAAGGTGCAGTGGCCTTTGGAAAGGGTTTTTGGCATCGGTGCGCTCATAAAGAGAGTTCGGGGTGTGTATAGCTTATATTTTTTGAAGCGCTCAGAGCGAAACTTAAAGGCAGTAATTTATTTGATTAATCAATATTGTCCTGCAGAAAAACGCTTTTTGACGTTTTTAAACTATTTGACTCATTCTGTATTTAGATTTGTTATTCCTTCTGTTGGCTTTAGGGCCCTGGCTGCATTTAAGAGACTGAGTCTGCTTAATAGTAAGGGGGGGATTTCTCCGCGCGTGTTACTACTTTTTATATTCTTGCGGGCTCGATATTTTGTAATTAGGCGCGTTTCTAGCTTTAAACGGAAGAGGGTTTTTTAGTCAAGAATGAAAAGAATAGGTGTCGACGCAAGATGTTTATCTGTTCCTCTTACGGGGATTGGTCGATATCTGTGCGAGCTGCTCAAGCAGATGATTCTGCTCAACAGAGATATTGAGTGGTATTTATATACTAATAGGCCACTAGTGGTCGATTTTGGGGATTCTAATATAAAAATTAGAAGCTTATCTAAAAATTGGGGCTTCTCAGGGACCTTAGTCGCACAAGTAATGTTCCCTTTTTGGGCGAAACGGGATGAATTAGATGTCTTTTGGAGCCCGCGACATCATTTGCCACTAATGCTATACCTTTCAAGATTAAGAAAGGTCGTGACTATACATGATATGGTTTGGAAAAAATGTCCTGAGTCGATGAGTGCTCAAGGATTTCTTGCAGAAAGAATATTTATGCCGCCAACACTTAGAATGGCTGATAGGGTAATCGCTGTATCAAAGTCTACTCAAAAAGACTTGATTGAGTATGATCGCAAACTTGCCAGTAAGGTGGATGTCGTATATGAGGCTCCATTTATAGGCGTTAGTGAAAACGAGGATATTCGCCAGGAATACTCGGTTGATAAATACTTTTTATTTGTTGGAACTATTGAGCCCAGGAAGAATCTGAAGCGCCTTCTTGAAGCATATGCAAGACTGCTTGACGAAGGTATAAAGTCTCACCGGTTGATTATAGTTGGCGGTAAGGGATGGGGGCGTGTAGCTTTAGAGGAATTTATTGTTGAAAAGCACCTCAAAGATTGGGTTGAGCTAAAAGGGAGAGTGGAAGACTCAGAATTAAGAGCGTTATACAAGGGGGCGTCCGCATTATTGATGCCCTCGCTTTATGAGGGCTTTGGCCTTCCAATTGCTGAAGCTATTAGTCTGAGTGTCCCTGTTATAACATCAAAGCGCTCTTCTATGCCTGAAGTGGCTGGAGAATGCGCGCTATATGTTGATCCTGAGTCGGTTGACTCAATACTTGAAGCTATTAAGGTTCTAGCTAAAGATAACGAAGTTTTAGGCGCCCTAAAAGCAAATACGGTTAAGCAGGCGAAAAGGTTCTCATGGGAATCTGCCGCAGTTGATACCCTCGGAATATTGAAGCCTAATGAATTAAGCTTTCGGTAAGCGCTTGAATGAAAATACTACACATATATAGAACGTTTTTTCCAGATACCCAAGGAGGACTGGAAGAGGTCATTCGGCAGCTGGCGTCTGGATGTGAGGCTCTTGGCGCAGAAGTCAAGGTGCTTTACCCCTCCTCTTGTGTGAGTTCAGTTGAAGAAATTCGCTATAACGGGGTAACGATTATACGGGTGCCTGAGTTATTTGAGTTTGCTTCTTGCAATGTTTTTGTAAAGGGGATCGGGGCGTTTTATCAAGCTGTCGCATGGGCTGATATTCTTCATTACCATTTCCCATGGCCTTATCAAGATATGCTTCATCTATTAATGCCTAAGAAATTAAAGCGTCCATCAGTAGTAACCTATCACTCAGATATTGTTAGGCAAAAAAGTTTGATGAAGCTTTATAGTCCGATAATGGACAGATTCTTAAAGGCGGTCGATGCAGTTGTTGCTACTTCTCCAAACTATGTGGACTCAAGCCAGCATTTAAAGAAGCTGAACGGAAAGGTGAAAATGATACCTCTTGGTATAGATGAGTCAGGCTTGCCGACAGTTGGAGAAGATAAAATATCTGAATGGCGCTTGAAGGTTGGTGAGGGGTTTTACTTTTTTGTCGGAGTATTAAGGTATTACAAAGGGTTGGATGTATTGCTTGACGCTGCGAAAGGCGAAAAATTCCAAGTGGTTATCGCAGGAGATGGTCCGTATCGTCCTCATCTTGAAGCGCGCTGCAAAGAGCAGAACATTGACAATGTCACCCTTCTTGGAAGGGTGACCAATGAAGATAAAAGCGCCTTATTCTCACTTTGTCGAGCAGTGGTATTTCCCTCTTTTATGCGCTCGGAGGCATTCGGGGTGACTTTGCTGGAGGGAATGTTCTTCAGTAAGCCTTTGATAACAGTCGATTTGGATACAGGGGTTAACTTTGTAAACCAGCATGGCCATACGGGTTTCAAAGTGCCACCTAAGAGCCCGTATGATTTAAGGGCGGCTATATTAGCATTAAACTCTGATCCTGCCTTAGCGGATGCCTTTGGGAAGAATGCAAATGATAGGATGCATAATGAATTTACAAGTCAAAGAATGTGCCAGTCATATTTGGAGTTGTATAGCAGCTTAGTCAAAAGTTAGGATCCTCAAAATCAGTGTGCGGCTAATTCGTGAATTTTCTTGTGTCTATAAATTTTGACGCATGGGTGTTTAACAAGAAATAAAGGTTTAGAAGGCGTATGTTAAATGCGATTGTTTTATGTGGAGGGTCAGGCACACGCCTTTGGCCTTTATCTAGAGAAGCTTACCCTAAGCAATTTTTGAATTTGGCTTCTGACGGAAGCTTACTGGCGGAAACTGTCTGCAGGATATTGGAAATCAGCGGTGAAGCAGGTATTAGCGTGGTCTCTAACGAAGATCATCGCTTCCTGGTGGCGGCTACATTGCAGGTGCAGTGTCCGTCCACAAAGAAAAATATCATTTTAGAACCTTGCGCCCGCAACACTGCGCCGGCTATCGCACTGGCTGCTTTGGATGCTCTGGCGTCAGATGCGCAGGCGGTATTATTGGTGTTGCCGGCGGATCATGTTATTCGCAATGTGCAAGCATTTGCTGATGCAGTGCGCATTGGTGAGCAGGCGGCTGCGCAAGGGAAGTTGGTGACCTTTGGTATTGTGCCGGATTCCCCGCACACGGGTTATGGGTATATCAAAGCGGATGTTGGCGACAAAGACTGGGCGCCAGTAGAGCAGTTTGTTGAGAAGCCGGATCTTGATACGGCCAAGAGCTATGTGGATTCCGGAAATTACTTCTGGAACAGCGGTATGTTCATGTTCCGTGCGGATCGTTATTTGGATGAGTTGAAAAAGTTCCGGGCGGACATTTATGAGGCCTGTACTAAAGCCTATGCTGGCAAGTCCTCCGATTTAGATTTCGTGCGCGTGGATAAGCGGGCGTTCTCCGATTGCCCGGATGACTCCATTGACTATGCGGTGATGGAAAAGACGTCCGATGCAGTCGTGATTCCGCTGGATGCGGGATGGAGCGATGTCGGTTCCTGGTCGACCTTGTGGGAGATTCAGGATAAAGACGCAGCCGGCAATGTGTGTCGCGGCGATGTCATCACGGAAGACGTCGAGGGCTCCTATATCCATTCCGAAGGTCGCCTGATCGCGGCGATTGGTCTGAAGAATCACGTGATTGTCGAGACGGATGACGTGGTCTTGGTGGCGGACAAAGAGCGTGTGCAGGATGTTAAGAAGCTGGTGGCGCAGGTCAAGCAGCAGAACCGCGCTGAGCACCGTTTCCATAAGAAGGTGCATCGTCCCTGGGGGACTTACGAGGGCATCGCGATATCAGATCGCTTTCAGGTAAAACGCATTGTGGTGAATCCTGGCGGCACGCTTTCTCTGCAAAAGCACCATCATCGCGCAGAGCACTGGGTGGTAGTGAAGGGAACCGCAAGCGTCACCCGCGGCGATGAAGTCATGCTACTGAGTGAAGATCAATCTACCTATATTCCGTTGGGCGTTGTGCATCGCTTGGAGAATCCAGGGGTGATTCCGCTTGAGCTCATTGAAGTGCAGACAGGAAGTTATCTCGGTGAAGATGACATTGTGCGCTTTGAAGATACGTACGGACGATCGTAAGCCAAGACTGAAGCGCACCAGACGGTGCGCTTTGTTACTATCTACTCAATAGTCGCAGCTCAGTGGCTGCTCAGGCATTCCAGCACTCTCTTCACCATTCCACGATAGTAGTCTGAATACGTAGTGTATTCGCTTCCCATGGGGTCTATTTCAGTGATCGCCAAATTGGGGATCGTGAAAAAGCGGTCTATGGCGGAGGCTCGATATTGTGGCTCGACCACGATGCAGGCTTGCAAAGAAATAGCTTTGGCCTTGATATCCGAGAGATGGCGGGCGCCGGGAGAGGTTTCAGGTTGCAGCGCCACCACATCTACGACATTCAGACTTAACTCGTTGGCGAAATAATTAAAACCATTGTGATAGGTAAGCAGGTTCCTGTTGTTAAGCTGCTGCGCAGCCATTTGCGATGCTTCCGACAACTCTCGCATCTGTGTCTGATATTTTCTGGCCATTGATTGGTAATCAGCGCCGACAGGGTCCAGCCGGGAGAGCGTCTCCGCCAGATTTAAGGCGACGGCTCCAGCTACATTTGCGCTCAGCCAGACATGCGGGTCGTGCGCTCCATCGTGGCTGTGATCATGGGAGTCGCTGTGTTTTGACTGATTGAACGCCAGCAGCAGCGTATCCTGACTGCTCTCCAGATAGCTGAGGGCGTCTACTTTCTCCAGCTGCGTGTACTTCTCCAGAATTTTCGGAAGAAATCGCTCCAGCTCCGGCCCTACCCATAGAAACACCTCCGCCGCCTGCAGCCGGCGCGCATCGCTGGGTTTGAGTTGATACATGTGGGGACTGGCCATTGGCGGGAGCAAATAGTCCACTTGCACGGCGTCGCCGAATGCTTCATTGACGATCAGACTCAATGGTTTGATCGACGTGAGCACTTTGATTTTATCTCCCGCTTGAGCGGGCAAGGTGAATAGGCAGAGCAATAACAGCGCCTGGGGAAAATGCGATAGCGAGCGAATGATTAACTGCATGTCTTTTGAATGATACGGCGTTACGCCTTGAGAGTTTCTGGAAAGGTTATAACATAACATTATACAAATAAGCCGAGGCATTTGATAGCTATTGCGCTAAACT is drawn from Hahella sp. KA22 and contains these coding sequences:
- a CDS encoding glycosyltransferase family 2 protein; translation: MYSSPKVGVVVPTRNRLPRTKRFIREFGRQTYPNFVLYVVDSNSTDGTSDWLSSIQTDIVRSLSGTDEDYWTGATNIGVRQALSDGCEYVLTINDDSVPDIYLLEKLVESSITRDIKIITSRINFLDRPNIVWSVGSYNKWGGRYIFQLLDNEKEEDEVFEKYEGVRHLDIDSNCGNGVLVHKSVFEDIGLYNEEKCPHYHADSEFIMRARKKGYQVVVDLEAYLFNDTSNYRPDKSILASPKVQWPLERVFGIGALIKRVRGVYSLYFLKRSERNLKAVIYLINQYCPAEKRFLTFLNYLTHSVFRFVIPSVGFRALAAFKRLSLLNSKGGISPRVLLLFIFLRARYFVIRRVSSFKRKRVF
- a CDS encoding mannose-1-phosphate guanylyltransferase/mannose-6-phosphate isomerase — its product is MLNAIVLCGGSGTRLWPLSREAYPKQFLNLASDGSLLAETVCRILEISGEAGISVVSNEDHRFLVAATLQVQCPSTKKNIILEPCARNTAPAIALAALDALASDAQAVLLVLPADHVIRNVQAFADAVRIGEQAAAQGKLVTFGIVPDSPHTGYGYIKADVGDKDWAPVEQFVEKPDLDTAKSYVDSGNYFWNSGMFMFRADRYLDELKKFRADIYEACTKAYAGKSSDLDFVRVDKRAFSDCPDDSIDYAVMEKTSDAVVIPLDAGWSDVGSWSTLWEIQDKDAAGNVCRGDVITEDVEGSYIHSEGRLIAAIGLKNHVIVETDDVVLVADKERVQDVKKLVAQVKQQNRAEHRFHKKVHRPWGTYEGIAISDRFQVKRIVVNPGGTLSLQKHHHRAEHWVVVKGTASVTRGDEVMLLSEDQSTYIPLGVVHRLENPGVIPLELIEVQTGSYLGEDDIVRFEDTYGRS
- a CDS encoding glycosyltransferase family 1 protein, whose protein sequence is MKRIGVDARCLSVPLTGIGRYLCELLKQMILLNRDIEWYLYTNRPLVVDFGDSNIKIRSLSKNWGFSGTLVAQVMFPFWAKRDELDVFWSPRHHLPLMLYLSRLRKVVTIHDMVWKKCPESMSAQGFLAERIFMPPTLRMADRVIAVSKSTQKDLIEYDRKLASKVDVVYEAPFIGVSENEDIRQEYSVDKYFLFVGTIEPRKNLKRLLEAYARLLDEGIKSHRLIIVGGKGWGRVALEEFIVEKHLKDWVELKGRVEDSELRALYKGASALLMPSLYEGFGLPIAEAISLSVPVITSKRSSMPEVAGECALYVDPESVDSILEAIKVLAKDNEVLGALKANTVKQAKRFSWESAAVDTLGILKPNELSFR
- a CDS encoding ABC transporter ATP-binding protein, encoding MIVLDKLTVEFPVFSSAARSFKSAVVGAATGGLIRKQNGKCTVKALDSLSLMIKNGERVGLIGHNGSGKTTLLKALASIYPPSQGTLKVNGRVASLIDLSLGMEPEASGYENIFLRGIYMGLSPKLMKQKVKEIAEFSELGDFLHLPLKTYSSGMNVRLAFAIATSVNADIILMDEWLSVGDEEFNIRAQEKLKCLVEQSSILVIASHSMELVHRVCSRVIHLEHGSIVSDNYV
- a CDS encoding glycosyltransferase family 1 protein; protein product: MNDRILLDAYPLLDGSKGAGGAGKYLHALLAEWNAAKHHVRVVSSPLNFNLFSKYENLDVVVVGAQDYWAYRPHFEWADVYYAPLNGLWPRFVPDSLPVVVLVHDLQHLVSPQFFSKEVWHSRCKDYGFAINRADRLIAISKYERANLYKFYGKDNVDVIYHGGYLSDHAEASKNVELPKGLRSKNYLFYPAVPWPHKNHVNLLYAWYLYKKACNDDLKLVLTGAKGHSLADRSMDEVIDFLGLHESVVNLGYLSDEEQCKVALNAKGMLFPSLYEGFGIPVLEAMKLGVPVCASPLECIKEFAGDSVKFLQNPLDPYDIANDVKKFISCVSSEAFVDEASHGLTTASMAKKTFDVLRAAKRPSNEDRMSFVAQNNFVRNRDNKLLTSILVVNGNDLSGSFDSTELEKKLASLRCISNDIYIVLPSTISSDALQEVDRLSRLYGVNKSFYMVKPWASGIADALDNLLKTDSFGEYIFLCDYSSSLPNMVEVRNAMAELEFFCDVNLILPAGAERAITRPLQEKAAYKKYMKLKDDPLKPFFGSIMRRERIRSYGRLGSKAFLAEFIKNSSYIEGWESKNV
- a CDS encoding metal ABC transporter substrate-binding protein; the encoded protein is MQLIIRSLSHFPQALLLLCLFTLPAQAGDKIKVLTSIKPLSLIVNEAFGDAVQVDYLLPPMASPHMYQLKPSDARRLQAAEVFLWVGPELERFLPKILEKYTQLEKVDALSYLESSQDTLLLAFNQSKHSDSHDHSHDGAHDPHVWLSANVAGAVALNLAETLSRLDPVGADYQSMARKYQTQMRELSEASQMAAQQLNNRNLLTYHNGFNYFANELSLNVVDVVALQPETSPGARHLSDIKAKAISLQACIVVEPQYRASAIDRFFTIPNLAITEIDPMGSEYTTYSDYYRGMVKRVLECLSSH
- a CDS encoding glycosyltransferase, producing the protein MKILHIYRTFFPDTQGGLEEVIRQLASGCEALGAEVKVLYPSSCVSSVEEIRYNGVTIIRVPELFEFASCNVFVKGIGAFYQAVAWADILHYHFPWPYQDMLHLLMPKKLKRPSVVTYHSDIVRQKSLMKLYSPIMDRFLKAVDAVVATSPNYVDSSQHLKKLNGKVKMIPLGIDESGLPTVGEDKISEWRLKVGEGFYFFVGVLRYYKGLDVLLDAAKGEKFQVVIAGDGPYRPHLEARCKEQNIDNVTLLGRVTNEDKSALFSLCRAVVFPSFMRSEAFGVTLLEGMFFSKPLITVDLDTGVNFVNQHGHTGFKVPPKSPYDLRAAILALNSDPALADAFGKNANDRMHNEFTSQRMCQSYLELYSSLVKS